A genomic region of Mesobacillus jeotgali contains the following coding sequences:
- a CDS encoding ABC transporter ATP-binding protein, giving the protein MTAIIETKELSITFGGHTAVDSVSISVPHNHFKSIIGPNGAGKTTFFNLLSGQLAPTKGQVLYKGSDITKLSPTKRTRAGIGRSFQITNVFPNLTVMENVRLAVQSHEGVRYQMLRHFRSFKKFEEQAEEWLKLVLLDDKKDALARNLAHGEKRKLEIAMLLALNTEVLLLDEPTAGMSLEEVPAILEVIRKIKQRGDRTIILIEHKMDMIMDLSDSIMVLFNGALLADGTPEDIMKNETVQSAYLGGLHSEHAAEA; this is encoded by the coding sequence ATGACGGCAATTATCGAGACGAAAGAGCTTAGCATTACATTTGGCGGCCATACCGCGGTAGACTCTGTCAGCATTTCAGTCCCGCATAATCATTTTAAATCAATCATCGGTCCGAACGGTGCAGGAAAAACGACTTTTTTCAACCTGTTGAGCGGGCAGCTCGCGCCGACGAAAGGACAGGTCCTGTATAAAGGCAGTGACATCACAAAGCTCTCCCCGACTAAAAGAACGAGGGCTGGAATCGGACGGTCCTTCCAGATCACCAATGTATTCCCCAATCTGACGGTGATGGAAAATGTCCGTCTAGCAGTACAGTCACATGAAGGAGTCCGCTACCAGATGCTCAGGCATTTTCGTTCTTTTAAAAAGTTTGAAGAGCAGGCAGAAGAGTGGCTGAAGCTTGTATTGCTTGATGACAAGAAGGATGCACTTGCCAGAAATCTCGCTCATGGTGAGAAAAGGAAGCTGGAAATCGCGATGCTGCTTGCTTTGAACACTGAGGTGCTGCTGCTTGATGAACCAACGGCAGGCATGTCACTGGAAGAGGTTCCGGCAATCCTTGAGGTAATCAGGAAAATCAAACAACGCGGTGATCGGACGATTATTTTGATCGAACACAAAATGGATATGATCATGGATCTTTCAGATTCCATCATGGTTTTGTTCAATGGTGCTCTTCTCGCCGATGGAACTCCAGAAGACATCATGAAAAATGAAACGGTCCAGTCTGCCTATTTGGGAGGTTTGCATAGTGAGCACGCTGCTGAAGCTTGA
- a CDS encoding 3-oxoacyl-ACP synthase, translating to MQIGIVSTGIYLPENHVTGAEIAKLAGIPEQVVEEKMGIRKKPVPGPDDHTCEMGIRAARIALQKANMDPMDIDLVIYVGEEYKEYPLWTAGIKLQEEIGAKNAWAFDTALRCGTTVMALKLAKGMMLSDPGINTVLLAGGYRNGDFIDYQNPRTRFMYNLGAGGGAILLKKGHQQNVLLETEMITDGSFSEDVVVVAGGTKNPISAENLERGLYQLDVLDPQGMKERLEQKSMANFLKVISRSVEKSGFSEKDIAYVGMLHMKRSAHDFVLSELGLSEGNSIYLEEYGHIGQIDQILSLELAEKAGKLKDGDVAVLVSAGIGYAWGATTIVWGKGEL from the coding sequence ATGCAGATTGGCATTGTCAGTACGGGAATTTACCTTCCTGAAAATCACGTCACAGGAGCGGAAATTGCAAAGTTGGCAGGAATTCCCGAACAAGTTGTGGAAGAAAAAATGGGAATCAGGAAAAAGCCGGTGCCAGGCCCGGATGACCATACATGTGAGATGGGAATCAGAGCTGCAAGAATTGCATTGCAAAAAGCAAACATGGATCCAATGGACATTGACCTTGTCATCTATGTTGGCGAGGAATACAAGGAGTATCCATTATGGACAGCAGGAATCAAGCTGCAGGAAGAAATCGGTGCAAAGAATGCCTGGGCCTTCGATACTGCCTTAAGGTGTGGAACGACTGTGATGGCTCTGAAGCTTGCAAAAGGGATGATGCTCTCTGACCCGGGTATCAATACCGTCCTCCTTGCCGGGGGCTATCGCAATGGTGATTTTATAGATTACCAGAATCCTAGAACGCGCTTCATGTACAATCTCGGGGCCGGCGGCGGTGCGATTTTATTGAAAAAGGGCCATCAGCAGAATGTGCTGCTGGAAACAGAAATGATAACGGATGGATCTTTTTCCGAGGATGTCGTAGTTGTAGCCGGGGGAACGAAAAATCCAATTTCGGCAGAAAACCTTGAGCGTGGGCTGTATCAGCTGGATGTCCTCGACCCTCAAGGAATGAAAGAGCGTCTCGAGCAAAAATCAATGGCAAATTTCCTGAAGGTCATCTCTCGTTCGGTTGAGAAAAGCGGCTTTTCTGAAAAGGACATCGCCTATGTTGGAATGCTTCACATGAAGCGGTCGGCACATGATTTTGTATTGAGTGAACTGGGGCTATCGGAAGGGAACTCCATCTACCTCGAAGAATACGGGCACATTGGACAGATTGACCAGATCCTGTCGCTGGAACTGGCAGAAAAGGCAGGGAAATTAAAGGATGGAGATGTTGCCGTTCTTGTCAGTGCCGGGATAGGTTATGCCTGGGGGGCAACAACTATTGTTTGGGGAAAGGGTGAGTTGTAA
- a CDS encoding branched-chain amino acid ABC transporter permease, which produces MMTRMLSNRMNILYLLVAGFLALLPFVYDSRSLLILLSQVFIFAVLAMSYDILLGYTGIVSFGHAMFFGIGAYTVGVFMKRFEPETSYFLLAVLVTILLTAVVSYFVGLLTLRLKSHFYAMLTMAFAGLFLVLAEKWRTVTYGNDGFTFRVPDFLKDRTDFYLICLGSMVIVFILLRRFTNSPLGRVLQAIRENEQRTESLGYSVLQYKIIASVVSGVIAGIAGILYSVSLRFVNTSVFTMDITLDALLMTIIGGVGTLVGAIIGAGIIEFSHHWLTELAKVHWIFERWIIFFGIIYILAVMFFPMGIVGSLQKLKFRKKKKLEVSVESEAVSQGDS; this is translated from the coding sequence ATGATGACAAGAATGCTTTCAAATCGAATGAACATCTTATATTTACTTGTCGCCGGGTTCCTGGCTTTGCTTCCTTTTGTCTACGATTCAAGAAGCTTGCTCATTCTTCTCTCCCAGGTGTTCATTTTTGCTGTATTGGCGATGAGCTATGACATCCTGCTCGGATACACAGGCATCGTCTCGTTCGGGCATGCCATGTTCTTCGGCATCGGTGCCTATACAGTAGGTGTCTTCATGAAAAGGTTCGAGCCCGAAACAAGCTACTTTCTGCTTGCTGTTCTGGTCACGATCTTACTGACTGCTGTGGTAAGTTATTTCGTCGGACTGCTGACATTGAGGCTGAAGAGCCATTTTTATGCGATGCTGACGATGGCATTCGCCGGATTGTTTTTAGTACTCGCTGAAAAATGGCGGACTGTCACATATGGGAACGATGGCTTTACGTTCAGGGTGCCGGACTTCCTTAAGGACCGGACCGACTTTTACCTGATCTGCCTTGGTTCGATGGTTATTGTTTTCATTTTATTACGAAGGTTCACAAATTCCCCTCTAGGAAGAGTGCTTCAGGCAATCAGGGAAAATGAACAGCGGACAGAATCGCTAGGATATAGCGTTTTACAATATAAAATCATTGCCAGTGTCGTATCAGGAGTCATCGCAGGTATTGCGGGGATTTTATATTCTGTTTCCCTAAGGTTCGTTAATACAAGTGTTTTTACAATGGATATCACACTTGATGCCTTGCTGATGACAATCATTGGCGGAGTCGGGACACTTGTCGGGGCGATCATCGGAGCGGGAATCATCGAGTTTTCCCATCACTGGCTGACAGAGCTGGCTAAAGTGCACTGGATTTTCGAAAGATGGATCATCTTTTTCGGCATTATCTATATACTCGCGGTCATGTTCTTCCCGATGGGGATCGTCGGTTCCTTGCAGAAGCTGAAGTTCAGAAAGAAAAAGAAACTTGAGGTTTCAGTTGAATCAGAGGCCGTAAGCCAGGGAGATTCGTGA
- a CDS encoding substrate-binding domain-containing protein produces the protein MLILVLLFTSACSGSGTEKSGGTEGKEEPKNTEPIKIGVLASQTGGLEAYGKQTLRGFELGLEYATDGTNEVAGRKIEFIVEDTETKPEVAVQKATKLLEEDEVDFLVGSSSSGDTLAVLPLAEEYEKIMIVEPAVADSITGSEFNEYIFRTARNSSQDAVAGAAAIAKEGVKIATLAPDYSFGRDGVAAFKEAAEKLGAEVVHEEYADPAATDFTSNIQKIIDQKPDYLFVVWAGANSPWNQIADMKVQEKGIKISTGAPDIAALATMEPLVGMEGFTVYYHDLPQNDINKWLVDEHKKRFNGELPDLFTPGGMTAAMAIVEALKKTEGDTDSKKLIETMEGMSFDTPKGQMTFREEDHQALQALYAIKLEKKDGVNYPVPVLIRELSPEETAPPIRN, from the coding sequence ATGCTCATTTTGGTCCTGTTGTTTACAAGTGCCTGCAGTGGATCGGGAACAGAGAAGTCAGGCGGTACTGAAGGAAAAGAAGAACCGAAAAACACCGAGCCAATCAAGATTGGTGTCCTGGCTTCTCAAACAGGCGGACTTGAGGCTTATGGGAAGCAGACACTTCGCGGTTTCGAACTGGGACTAGAATACGCTACTGACGGAACAAATGAAGTAGCGGGTCGTAAAATCGAATTCATTGTTGAAGATACCGAAACCAAACCTGAAGTAGCTGTCCAGAAAGCGACGAAGCTGCTTGAGGAAGATGAAGTAGACTTCCTGGTCGGTTCATCAAGCTCAGGTGACACGCTGGCAGTCCTGCCACTCGCTGAGGAATATGAAAAAATCATGATCGTCGAGCCAGCTGTAGCCGACAGCATCACAGGCTCTGAATTCAATGAATATATTTTCCGCACTGCACGTAACTCCTCCCAGGATGCTGTTGCGGGTGCCGCTGCAATCGCGAAGGAAGGCGTAAAAATCGCGACTCTCGCTCCGGATTATTCATTTGGCCGTGATGGTGTTGCAGCGTTCAAAGAAGCAGCAGAAAAACTTGGCGCAGAAGTGGTCCATGAAGAATATGCAGACCCTGCTGCAACTGACTTCACTTCCAACATCCAGAAGATCATCGACCAGAAGCCGGATTACTTGTTTGTCGTTTGGGCTGGGGCAAATTCACCATGGAACCAGATTGCAGACATGAAGGTTCAGGAAAAAGGAATCAAAATCTCTACTGGCGCTCCTGATATCGCTGCGCTTGCAACGATGGAGCCGCTTGTCGGAATGGAAGGCTTCACGGTTTATTATCATGACCTTCCGCAAAATGACATCAATAAATGGCTTGTGGATGAACATAAAAAGCGCTTTAACGGGGAGCTTCCAGATTTATTTACACCAGGAGGCATGACAGCTGCGATGGCGATCGTCGAAGCCCTGAAGAAAACCGAAGGTGACACGGATTCCAAGAAGCTGATTGAAACCATGGAAGGAATGAGCTTTGATACTCCAAAAGGCCAAATGACCTTCCGGGAAGAAGACCATCAGGCACTCCAGGCACTATACGCAATCAAGCTGGAGAAAAAGGATGGAGTTAACTATCCAGTTCCTGTCCTGATCCGTGAGCTCTCTCCAGAAGAAACAGCTCCGCCGATCCGGAATTAA
- a CDS encoding ABC transporter ATP-binding protein, translating to MSTLLKLEQVETFIGQYHILQGISFEVPKGEVTVLLGRNGAGKTTTLRTIMGLNPAAKGSVQFKGEEIKSLPTYSIANKGIGYVPEDQGIFAGLTVEENIKVAVKKENAETQQRLDWILELFPDLKKFWKKPGGLLSGGQKQMLSIARAYVNDNELLLIDEPSKGLAPIVVEKVMESIQQMKDKTTIILVEQNFMMASTIGDSFYIIDDGRTVSNGSMNLLREDEEMRRKYLGIA from the coding sequence GTGAGCACGCTGCTGAAGCTTGAACAAGTTGAGACATTCATTGGCCAGTATCACATCCTTCAAGGTATTTCATTTGAAGTGCCAAAAGGAGAGGTTACTGTACTGCTGGGCCGGAATGGCGCAGGAAAAACAACAACACTTAGGACAATCATGGGCTTGAATCCGGCTGCTAAAGGTTCGGTTCAATTCAAAGGAGAAGAAATCAAGAGTCTGCCTACTTATTCGATTGCAAATAAAGGAATTGGATATGTTCCAGAAGACCAGGGGATTTTTGCGGGCCTAACTGTCGAAGAAAATATCAAGGTGGCCGTCAAAAAAGAGAATGCTGAGACCCAACAGCGACTGGATTGGATTCTTGAACTTTTTCCTGATTTGAAAAAGTTCTGGAAAAAACCAGGCGGGCTTTTAAGCGGCGGCCAGAAGCAAATGCTTTCTATCGCAAGAGCATATGTCAATGACAATGAACTGCTCTTGATCGACGAACCGAGCAAAGGCCTTGCACCGATCGTTGTCGAAAAGGTGATGGAATCCATCCAGCAGATGAAGGATAAAACGACAATCATCCTTGTAGAACAAAATTTCATGATGGCAAGCACGATTGGCGACAGCTTTTATATCATCGATGATGGCAGGACGGTTTCGAACGGCTCGATGAACCTCCTTCGTGAGGACGAAGAAATGAGACGTAAATATCTCGGCATTGCGTAG
- a CDS encoding branched-chain amino acid ABC transporter permease, with amino-acid sequence MDVLINLSLNGLATGMLIFLLAAGLTLIFGLMDVLNFAHGGLFAWGAYSGIWIYSSTGSFFIGIIGAILTGMILGIVTERWIIKPVYGNHVQQILITLGLMLVLSEMLKVVWGPNQISAVTPDYLSGSWEFGGIIIIKYRVFIIAVGLAVFLAVQYLLKKTKIGLVVRAGVMNKEMVQSLGVNIQRVFMFVFMIGAGMAALGGMLLGPYSGVIYADMGMEFAILAFIVVVIGGMGSFTGSVMAAILVGLSGSFMAYYVPDLALAANMLLMAVVLIFRPQGLFGAKG; translated from the coding sequence GTGGATGTTTTGATTAACTTGAGCCTTAACGGTCTTGCCACGGGAATGCTGATCTTCCTTCTGGCAGCCGGTCTTACTTTGATCTTTGGGTTGATGGATGTACTAAACTTTGCCCATGGCGGTTTGTTTGCCTGGGGCGCGTACAGTGGCATTTGGATTTATAGCTCGACAGGAAGCTTTTTTATTGGGATCATCGGTGCCATTCTTACTGGCATGATTCTCGGAATTGTAACTGAGCGTTGGATCATTAAACCTGTTTACGGCAACCATGTACAGCAAATATTAATCACGCTTGGCTTGATGCTTGTTTTATCGGAGATGTTAAAAGTGGTCTGGGGACCTAACCAGATCTCAGCGGTAACCCCTGATTACCTTTCTGGCAGCTGGGAGTTTGGCGGGATCATCATCATTAAATACCGGGTTTTCATCATTGCCGTAGGACTTGCGGTATTCCTCGCTGTACAATACCTGCTGAAAAAGACAAAGATCGGCCTGGTCGTTCGCGCCGGAGTCATGAACAAGGAAATGGTCCAATCGCTAGGAGTCAACATCCAGAGAGTATTCATGTTTGTTTTCATGATTGGGGCCGGCATGGCTGCTCTTGGCGGGATGCTGTTAGGGCCATATTCAGGGGTCATTTATGCGGATATGGGGATGGAATTTGCAATCCTCGCATTCATCGTAGTGGTTATTGGCGGAATGGGCAGCTTTACAGGTTCGGTGATGGCTGCGATTTTGGTTGGATTGTCAGGTTCATTCATGGCCTATTATGTGCCAGACCTGGCGCTGGCAGCTAATATGCTGCTGATGGCAGTTGTATTAATCTTCAGGCCGCAGGGCCTATTCGGGGCAAAGGGGTGA